Proteins encoded within one genomic window of Gadus macrocephalus chromosome 16, ASM3116895v1:
- the aldoca gene encoding fructose-bisphosphate aldolase C-A isoform X2 produces the protein MTHQGPTLSAVQKKDLQDTALRIVAPGKGILAADESVGSMAKRLAQVGVENTEENRRQYRQILFSADERINACIGGVIFFHETLYQHSDGGVPFVKMIRDRGILIGVKVDKGVVPLAGTSGETTTQGLDGLSERCAQYKKDGASFAKWRCVLKISDTNPSSLAITENANVLARYCSICQQNGIVPIIEPELLPDGDHDLKRCQYVTEKVLAAVYKAMSDHHVYLEGTLLKPNMVTPGHACSTKYSPEEVAMATVTALRRTVPPAVTGVAFLSGGQSEEEASVNLNAINTCPLATPWVLSFSYGRALQASALRTWRGHKENQNAATEQFIKRAEVNSLACQGKYTGGENGGERGPHLYGPGHAY, from the exons ATGACGCACCAGGGCCCCACGCTGTCCGCCGTGCAGAAGAAGGACCTCCAGGACACAGCGCTCCGCATTGTCGCTCCGGGGAAGGGCATCCTGGCGGCGGACGAGTCTGTTG GCAGCATGGCCAAGCGGCTGGCCCAGGTGGGCGTGGAGAACACGGAGGAGAACCGCCGCCAGTACCGGCAGATTCTGTTCAGTGCCGACGAGCGGATCAACGCGTGCATCGGCGGAGTGATCTTCTTCCACGAGACGCTTTACCAGCACTCGGACGGCGGCGTGCCCTTCGTCAAGATGATCCGCGACCGCGGCATCCTGATCGGTGTCAAG GTGGACAAGGGCGTTGTTCCATTGGCTGGCACTAGTGGGGAAACCACCACACAGG GCCTGGACGGGCTGTCCGAGCGATGCGCTCAGTATAAGAAAGACGGCGCCTCCTTCGCTAAGTGGCGCTGCGTGCTCAAGATCAGTGACACCAATCCCTCGAGCTTGGCCATCACGGAGAACGCTAACGTCCTGGCGCGCTACTGCAGCATCTGCCAGCAG AATGGAATCGTGCCCATCATCGAGCCGGAGCTGTTGCCCGACGGCGATCATGACCTGAAGCGCTGCCAGTATGTCACTGAGAAG GTGCTGGCCGCGGTCTACAAGGCCATGTCAGACCACCATGTGTACCTGGAGGGCACCCTGCTCAAACCCAACATGGTGACCCCCGGACACGCCTGCTCCACCAAGTACAGCCCGGAGGAGGTAGCCATGGCAACGGTCACCGCCCTGCGGCGCACTGTTCCACCGGCCGTTACAG GAGTGGCTTTTCTCTCAGGAGggcagagcgaggaggaggccTCTGTGAACCTCAACGCCATCAACACCTGCCCGCTGGCCACGCCCTGGGTCCTCAGCTTCTCGTACGGCCGCGCCCTGCAGGCCTCTGCCCTCCGGACGTGGCGTGGCCACAAGGAGAACCAGAACGCCGCCACGGAGCAGTTCATCAAGAGGGCTGAG